In Nothobranchius furzeri strain GRZ-AD chromosome 18, NfurGRZ-RIMD1, whole genome shotgun sequence, a single genomic region encodes these proteins:
- the LOC107396131 gene encoding insulinoma-associated protein 2, translating to MPRGFLVKRNRRGSLSYRPRSDIQLNEAQVETPTQGVFPFHRPDRELPESREDPIREAWSPHVESALEAEADRSAQLPDTDVDVLSVDDDFSCFYPPPPPHDLALNDTCSPVKPVGTRLLEHAEKQPALPELPYLVSSTPNSMSASIQALFSSGRLHAQTYDHKFDPNLAHLFPSLTLMDRGQADRKRSFLDPDHPNKHSTKQAAGKKPKLNRRMNFEDEVTTSPVLGLRIKKESPDLRRSRDKPSAPTGTQPLGEFICQLCKEEYPDPFSLAQHKCSRIVRVEYRCPECDKVFSCPANLASHRRWHKPRPVNNQTGDTSRGQPLKEARVMLQQEKQPVKIDGKENEMQHHGAPDSSSRVLLLRTDSSAPYRNPDMQQHVRAADSPPSGLLLLNPEERADLPLLQTPLPEEEVYDCRYCGKKFRRQAYLKKHLAAHEMTARASPPSSPYPQSQVFLCHLCGARFPSVDIRDKHRLWHAMRDELLAETLEGARRAEAFHAHREEGSGGEQHQQIFTCKYCPSTFFSSPGLTRHINKSHPTENRQVMLLQMTVRP from the coding sequence ATGCCTCGAGGATTCTTGGTGAAGCGGAACCGGCGGGGCTCATTGTCATACCGGCCACGGAGCGACATCCAACTGAACGAGGCGCAGGTGGAGACCCCCACGCAGGGGGTCTTCCCGTTCCACCGACCGGATAGAGAACTCCCAGAGTCCCGCGAGGACCCGATCAGGGAGGCGTGGAGCCCGCACGTGGAGTCCGCGCTGGAGGCGGAGGCTGACCGGAGCGCGCAGCTACCGGACACCGATGTGGACGTTCTGAGTGTAGATGATGATTTCTCCTGCTTCTACCCGCCTCCCCCTCCACACGACCTGGCTTTAAACGACACCTGCAGCCCCGTTAAACCGGTGGGCACGAGGCTGCTGGAGCACGCAGAGAAGCAACCGGCGTTACCGGAACTTCCGTATCTGGTGAGCTCCACACCGAACTCCATGTCCGCTTCCATCCAGGCGCTCTTCAGCAGCGGCCGCCTCCACGCGCAGACTTACGACCATAAGTTTGACCCGAACCTGGCCCACCTGTTCCCATCTCTGACGCTGATGGACCGGGGGCAGGCGGACAGAAAACGCTCCTTCCTCGATCCGGATCATCCAAACAAACACAGCACCAAGCAGGCGGCGGGAAAGAAACCCAAACTCAACCGGAGGATGAACTTCGAGGATGAGGTCACCACGTCTCCGGTTCTGGGTCTGAGGATCAAGAAAGAGAGTCCGGATCTGAGGAGGTCTCGGGACAAACCGTCCGCCCCCACCGGGACTCAGCCTCTCGGGGAGTTCATCTGCCAGCTCTGTAAGGAGGAGTACCCGGACCCGTTCTCCCTGGCTCAGCACAAGTGCTCCCGCATCGTGCGCGTGGAGTACCGCTGCCCGGAGTGCGACAAAGTCTTCAGCTGTCCCGCAAACCTGGCCTCCCACCGGCGATGGCACAAACCGCGTCCGGTGAACAACCAGACCGGGGACACGAGCCGGGGTCAGCCGTTAAAAGAGGCCCGGGTGATGCTCCAGCAGGAGAAGCAACCGGTGAAGATTGACGGTAAAGAAAACGAGATGCAGCACCACGGAGCACCGGACAGCTCCTCCCGCGTGCTGCTGCTCCGCACCGACTCCTCCGCCCCTTATCGGAATCCGGACATGCAGCAGCACGTGAGAGCGGCGGACAGCCCCCCGTCCGGGCTTCTGTTGCTCAACCCCGAAGAGCGCGCGGACCTCCCGCTTCTCCAGACCCCGTTACCGGAGGAGGAGGTGTACGACTGCCGCTACTGCGGGAAGAAATTCCGCCGACAGGCTTACCTGAAGAAACACCTGGCCGCGCACGAGATGACAGCGCGCGCATCCCCGCCCTCCTCACCTTACCCCCAGAGCCAGGTGTTCCTGTGCCACCTGTGCGGCGCGCGCTTCCCGTCGGTGGACATCAGAGACAAACACCGCCTGTGGCACGCGATGCGGGACGAGCTGCTGGCGGAAACGCTGGAAGGTGCACGCAGAGCGGAGGCGTTTCACGCGCACAGAGAAGAGGGCAGCGGCGGCGAGCAGCATCAGCAGATCTTCACCTGCAAGTACTGCCCGTCCACCTTCTTCAGCTCACCTGGGCTCACGAGACACATCAACAAGTCTCATCCCACCGAGAACCGGCAAGTGATGCTGCTGCAGATGACGGTCCGGCCGTGA